The genomic stretch CCCGAACAGCAACTAATAAATGatactattcacaacttcagaCTATTTTgctcgtaaatgcaatacgtagaacaattgaaaccgaaaaaatgcattgttcagtagaaattaaaattacaattcCTAGACAACGCAAATTATAAAAcaagaaattcatttttaatacaaaaataataaattataaactacaaaatagaatattaaaaatctgcaaaaaataaaaaataaaaatcagcaACAACGTTCTCGCCCCTCTCCCTCTTCCTCCCTCTTTTTtattataacataaaaaattgcaaaaaatatgcaaaaaaatttaaaaatcggaAAATGGGATCGTCTcccctcttcttcatcttcttcatcttcctccccCCTTCTTCCTcacccctctccctctccctcttcttcctcttcctccctcttcttcctcttccaatttttgccaaaaattccCCCTCCGTCACGGCCCCTCTCCCTCCATCGCGCCACTGAGCCGGGCCGCGGGACGGTCACCAGGCTGGGAACGCAGCCCCGAGACCAGCCCAGGCCATGCCTCTCCTCCGATTAACGCGTGGGACGGGCCgagactcgcgatttgcggcccggccctcCGCGTTATTCATGCTCTTACCACCAAGTGCCTTTAAATAAATTGAACGAGTCTTTATGCGGCGAGTGTAAGCTGTGCAAAGTATGTACTGCAAAGTATGTACTGCAAAACCTACTTGTTGTAGCCTTGTAGGCAATCCAAGGTTATttcttaattataattattagtgATCAGCTTAGTCtatttatttatcatatttCGGTTAATTTTGCCGCAACAACCAAATAATCGAATCCATACTCTTATATCTCGGTCTTCACACTAAACAAAAATATACAAACACAAAATAACTGGGCTAATTAAGATTTACATATAAAGCTTGATAATATTGTACACTTTAAAGTTTGTACAGTAAAGCATGCAAATTAAAAGCATGAGTAtaatgttggtttctgggattacaagagatacaaccgggcgtaatacaaccccaaagaaggaatacaaaaggggaaactgaactaaaatgaaattacaattgagAAATCGAAATAGTAACCGTGAACAgttgtttagccgagtcgatgaggcctctttccgcaagacaagatacgccccggtagtacTCTCGgcttggcgtgtcgtccccaaagataaaacggctacgtctctagtgaagcagcaccgcaatcagcagagctccggcgaactggatggaggagagagcagagctttcgacagaaaaaacaatgctggagagggagagagcttatgatgcagaatgcttgtgtatgttGTGTCAAATGCAGTGGAATGACTAGCTTATTTAttggccaagccaccatgcagggtcaaccaagccatgaaggctcatcatggctcatTCGTAACCGTCGACGGTTACAAGCTTGTGACAGGAGTGTTCCTTccgcgtgtggatttctcacgtggcagccgtgtaggctttgactgtgccactcttgacgatgtgtcaagccacttggattgctgactcatcggtggtctaaaaagataactacgggtccagacccgagcccaaagaccaattgccaagatccaagtccaagatcgaggcCCGCGACCACGGGCTCGGGtgggcggcggaggcggcgcgcgcgcgtgtgggctctttcacccatcttggtccactataattattaagtaacataaagtcacttaatttaagcacattaaaagatgtgtcacttctccaatgtgagataattaacactagttaattattctctaagctcaaacttcaagctttaattaaaagctaatcatgcccactttaatccactatttctcactcaccggaaatcggatttgagaaagtgaatatactacatttatctgcgtaaaatgtagatcgacgctatatcattttatttcacaaaattagatatCTCATcgcatttattatttggtcaaaatccattgaccggatatattttattccatgatttttacaatcccccacatgagtggaaatagccaaagctcaaccctcgagaggtatataagcataaggataggtagttgttggctttgaaccctccatagtcgacaccatcggatacacaagcggcttagtagcgcgatgctttgaactagtcccccacggcgtgcaccgagacaatggtgttaacgcttaaacacctcaacctcatccgttctcacgttttgtgtcctttgcggcctttgacaccactttggattcataagtgtgttatttgaagcggcatcacttcacacttatataggtgatttctaatcgagtatcttgccctactcggtctccttgagaactcaatctcctcgagatccttaggagtcattaaaagtcatagacttagcctcaccactaggcaagttttccaacactctattgctctctagggaatagatatagttaagtgtttctcatgaactctcatagcttagttgtccctttgaaccaagttcttgggagcTCTAATCATAAGCTCAAACTTcaagatttaattaaaagctaatcatgtccaactttaatccactatttctcactcaccggaaatcggatttgagaaagtgaatatactacatttatatgcgtaaaatgtagatcgacgctatatcattttatttcacgaaattagatgtctcgtcacatttattatttggtcaaaatccattgaccgggcatattttattccatgatttctacataTAATATGTTGAGAAATTCAACATATGGTAACCGCACGACATACTAATGGATTCTTCATTTCAAGAGAAAGCTTTAgacattctccaatatccaccGGTTGGAGAGGAAGCCATTCGAAGTTTTGCAGCATTCTCGCTAGCCACAGGTGAACCGTGGCTAGCCCAAGGGCCTTCCCGGGGCAGGCCCGTCGGCCCGACCCAAATGGCGCGAGCCTCAAATCCGATCCCATAATGGAGAAATCTCTTTCCATGAATCTCTCGGGCTTGAAAGCCCACGGGTCGGGCCATATTGCCGGGTCATGCGCTATGGCCCACATATTGACCATAGCAGTGGTGCCACTCGGGATGAAGCATTTGTCCACGTGGATGTCGTGGACAGCAAGACGGGCCCACGAGAGTAACGGGCCGGGCGGGTGGAGCCTCAGCACCTCCTTGACAACGGCTTGAAGAAACGGAAGATTCGGAATGTGGGATTCCGTGACGCGTTTGTTGCGACCAACATTGACTTGGATTTCATGTCGCACCTTTGCTTGAATATCTTGGTGTAGAACCATTCTTGCCATAATCCATTCCAGGagaatataaatattatctACTCCTCTAAATACCATCTCCTGTATGCACATATAAATACATAATTAGGACGCTGAAAGTAAGTGGTAATTTTTCTTCTGTTGTGGTGACTCTGGTTCGTTTGGGTTGTTGGGATTTTAGCTCGTCATCGAGTCATATATTGAGCACGTTTCAAGTTTATAGAAAAGTAAGTGACAGATAGTTAATACGTAAATACTGTTTACAAGAGGAAATCAATAGTTTATGCATGTTTCCTCGGATtctattaaaaaaagtaaatatacaCAAAGATCAATGATGATTGTGCTTGTCTATATAGCCAAAAGACTTTTATAATTTATCTAAGGACTTTATACCTTTTGACCTCTTATGGTCAATTTTACATTCTTAATCATTTTACTTCCATAAACAAAAAGCCTACACAGCATTAAAATATACTACGTACGAATTATAGGTAAAAAGAAAGAGTTATGAATCAAATCAAGAGTTAGGTAAAAAGAAAGAGTTATGAATCAATGATTTTCTCTTATACCCTTTTCagttaatatattaatttaaaacttaGATTTCGGTTTTCAACTAATTAATAGATTCATGCTcggtttaattttttaatacaaaagGAGAAAGTTTCCTGTTTCCTAGTCCCAAAATCCGGGAGAATCAATTATGATCCCAGTAACTTTTAGCTTTGCGCAAGTGTGCAACTTCATTTTTAATTCGATTATTCCACCCAAATTCAAATGCTTAACAAATTAATACTATGAAAGATTAGAGTAATAgtgaaaaaaagaaattagtAGGAGTATACATACCCAGAGCACAGCCATCATATCTGCATGAGTAAGTAGATCCTCTTGAGGCAGAGAAAGCAAAACACTAAGAAAATCATCCCTCTTTTTAAAATCCcccttttttcttctctcttttataaTCCGAGTCACAACTTCACTAACCATACCTGCCAACCTATGGCATCTTCTCCTCACCCCAAAAAAATCCAGAAACCCTAATGGAAAATAATCAGCCCAATTGAACTCTCCCATCAGCTCATACCCCTCTCTAACCATCACCCCCAACTCatccccaatttcactcccaaaccCTAATCCCCCAATCCCAAACACACTCTCCAACACATTGTCCAAAGATGCCCTCTGCAGAATCCCTCTCAGCTCCACGAACCCCGTCGCCGCCATCTCCGTTTCCACCCGTCCGATCACGCCATCCGCGACGGCCTGCCTGAGGCCCTCGAGGGAGGCCACTCGCCTCGGGGAGAACATGTGGGTGGAGGCTATTCTACGGAGGTGTCGCCAGTAGCTCCCCGAGGGGGAGAAGCCGATGGCGCGGTCGAACATGAGCAGGCGAGTGGAGTCCCTTATGGGGCGGTCCAAGAACGCGCTGCCACATAGGATCTCCCTCGCGGTCTCAGGGTCGCTACTGATTACCACGCGCTCAATGCCGAGGCTTATGCCCATGAGGCGCGTGGCTTTCAACGCGGAGGCTGCGGCCGCGAGCTTGCGGTGGGCCAGGGGGCCCATTTGGGGTAGAAACCCTAGAAACGGCCAGGAGAGTTTGGGGCTTTTGAGTAGAGTTTTAGGGTTTTGGAGGTGGTTTCTCCATGCAAAACCGCATGGTGAGGAAAATAGGTATGAGGGGAATGAGATTAAGATGAAGAAGGAGAGAaggaggagagagagggagaatgcAGCAGCTTGGTTGAAGGTTGGGAAACATGAGATCAAGAAAGCAGACAAGAATGGCtccatgatttttttatttgatccAAATGTGAATGCAGTGGAAATGTATGGGGATGTTGGGTCTATATATAGGAAATGGAAAGTGATGACTAGGATTAATGAGTTActattaaatactactactctTACTACCAGCTTAGATTAGTAATGCATTTTAAATTGAGTAAAGTTTCTTAGTGATACTAGTAGTTTTTTATAATCTCGACAGATATACTATATGATTAATTATATGAATTGCCTACTAGGTTAAGAAACAAAAGGAAGTACATATGTGTTGGTACCGATCGATGCTAATTTGTACTACACAGCCTTGTTCGGTCGTTCAAAATTTTCCAATTTTAAGAGCCCTTTTAAACCGAATATTTCAATAGCATTTGTAATTTAGTTTTATATCACCACcctcaaaacaaacaaaaaaaattattttgtatCACTATAACACGTCTTTTAGTGATACttattcaataatttatttattactcctacaaatgtaaaatactagtatattagcataatagtactatttgtgtttaaaaaatgaatttaaaagaatataatGTACCCTACTCTTCAGTTTATCAACTTTAATTACTTTATCTAATAAAGTGCTAATAAATTCTAGAAAGATATACGGAGTATTAAATACTCTAATTGAGGGAAATGAACTCGTAATAATAAGTAAAATTTGAGCTAAAACATGGAGTACAAATTaaactttaataaaaaattataaaaagaatATTTCATGATTGCACTTTTTAGATTCCTTTATATATGAAGAATATTTCCAAATCCAGTAAAGCATAATTAGCTACATGGAGGGTCAGCGCCTCCTATATAAGTCAAATAACATATACAAAGATTATGCAAACATGAATAAGAGGTAGACATCTGTACTACATTAACTTATTAATTAAGATGTTACCATTATCAATTTCAGTAGTCACATATAATATTATCAGAGTATAGCAATTATGTTTTAGGTAGGGCCGGCCGGCCGGCGGCCAGAGGATTCATCATTCTAATTTATATACGAAAAtagtaattttattaattttttctatGACCAGTGAATTAAATCTATGGCTGCTATTGCGATGCATCTCTTAAAATAGCAAATCAAACAAGAAAAGTAAACCACAATTAAAAACTACTATATCTATATGCGATAGATTTATTTTATCTCTGGTCTCAAGAATACTACTATATCCATCACTAGGTCAACTACATGTAATGATATAAACCCAAATTAGTTATTTGATAACGAAACGATGagttctatttttaataaataaatatgaacGTGAAAGCGAGTCTCTGACTAAAATATATTTGCGTCCGACTATTAATTTATGACTAAATAAGTGTAataatttagaataaaatatatttgtgtctgattattaatttatgacTAAATAAGTGTAATAATTTAGAATCAACTatgattaattatatataattatttatattagtccatataaatataaaatgatatgtAACATCTTATCAATATTTTTTAGCATATGTCCCACTACACAAAGTAAATCTGGGATGCAGGTTTAAATGAATAGATAAGGGGATTCAAATGACAATATTAGTAAACTAATTACTAATAAATATGTATTCAACAAGCAGACAAAAATTATTGAAGAAAACAGTGGAATTATTCGTCCACCATTGCCACTTTTTCCTCTTATGTCCTGCAAGTGCAACACCAGTCCCGATTCAACCCTTTATAGTTGAATTGTTGAAGTATCAAACACCATAGACAAATAAACTtagtcaaataaataaaattattccatatattatactagtactatattaatTAAGTGGGTGGGACATTTATAATATTATCCGCTAGTCTACTAGCCTAACTGCCGGACTTATTCTATATCCACTTTTTTTCCCAATATCGTTGCATAAATTGCAGTATCCAGCCAATATCTCTTTTCAGTAAAAATTTATATGTAAATAATACCTCCTCTATCCCATTAAACATGCAATATTTAGAAATTAGCACGGATTTTTATGTACtttgttttatgagttaatgaagagagagtaaaataagatatatgaaaaagtagagatagagaaATTTTCGTTTTAGGAaacgtttaatttttaatgtacaatccaaaaaggaaacCTTTCATTTTGAATGGGATAGAGGAAGTAGTATATTgctttataataataataataataataataatgataataataataataataataataataataataataataataataataataataataataataataataataataataataataataataataataataatttattgttGTAACGCCAAATAAATGCAAAATGTTTACAATTTTATCTTGAGGCTAAGAAACACAGTTGGCAATGACCAGGAGATCCATTTTTGTGAATTAAAAAGTTGTAGAAGATCAATAGATTGTCCCACACATTGGAAGCTAGTAGTTGGATTCAATTGAATCTGAAAATAGTCTCTAACTAAATTTTGTAAATCTATATTTATCGAATACGAAATCATCATATTTATGTACTAAAATTGACAACGATAAAACAATATGTATCCATATTTGATGTGAGATACATCTTAATTAAACTTAAAACTCAAATTAAAAGAAAGCAAGGTACGTGCACAGCTTCTGTCCGCGAATTCTCCCGCAGTGTGTGGCCTTTAATTGTTCTcttcttaattttatcattattgAAATTAAACATACTTTACAAAAAGGGATGGCTACAAATTAGACTATTAAAAGCCTTCCACTAACTACAATTTAATTGGAGAGTAGCCTAATGACTATGCATAAATAAAAGACCGACTTaatcatataaatatataaagcaTAACTCACAAATCTAAGATTTAACATTAGCCCAGCAAATCTTTGTCGGATTGATGTTGCATATCATTATTGTGCATCACAACACATAGCACATTTTTTACAGtaatttacattttatgtttcaTCATAATATTAGTACGAAACGTTCCAAATTGCCAGAATAAccatcaaatttaattaatttcatcaatTATACGATCaataattttaacattttttaaactATCCCATCGTCTCATATTTGAAAAAAGTTAAGTCTTGAAGCATAGAAAATACACCTAATCAAAGCCACCTCTCTATTCAGCAATACAGGATGCCCCTTCATGCAGTCCATACAACATGTTCTTTTCCATGAATTTTACTCTTTGCAACTCTTATGTTAGAAGCAAGATGGTGTCTAATTAGAccacaaatataattataaatgtaTGGAAAAGCTCTAATGCTATTTCACACGGCAATCCACACCATGGAAGTGAAGGGCCCACGACAATGACGGAATGTCTTGAATAATCGATATGTTTGACAAGTAGAGTCTCGCGAAATCTTCCCTCACTcttcaattttataaattaaaacacTAGAAATTTTCAAGCCACATCTTTAATTTTATAGATTAAAACACtagaaatttttaaaatgaaacaattgaaaaaatgtaaaaattatgATATACTTACTTATTAACTATATTGAAAATTAGTTGCAATCTTGATCTTTGACCAAATTTAGTGATTTTCTAACAAATCTTGAATTAAAGAATATGAAAGTTTATTGAAGCTAGGATCCGATATGTTGATTGAACTTCCAACGTTGAATTCTAGGTTGCGGGccaaaattgaaatttattctAAATTAGAGATGTTCTTTTAAGAAAATAGataattagttaattataaTTCAAATCTCAATCTTTAAATCTTATTAAAATTTAGACTCAATCTTTGAAGTGCCTAAATAGGGTCAGAATCTTTTGATTTATTGTAAATTTAACTTATCaattttttggtccacgaactttgtcaatCTTTGTTAACATTTCGCTTCATATTCTCAATTTTTTCAATCCAatgaaatatgtaaatatatctATATACTATAATAGgggtgtgatccgttgctaacttttcttaagttgctaacttgctaactcatcaatgcactgtattaaaaatgtcaacacgatgatactgaaatgtcaacataaacttaagttgatattttaatatattatgttgacattgatatttaaaatatcaacacagtttattaaaatgtcaacacaactatgtgttgatattttaatatgatcg from Salvia splendens isolate huo1 chromosome 4, SspV2, whole genome shotgun sequence encodes the following:
- the LOC121798428 gene encoding cytochrome P450 78A5-like: MEPFLSAFLISCFPTFNQAAAFSLSLLLLSFFILISFPSYLFSSPCGFAWRNHLQNPKTLLKSPKLSWPFLGFLPQMGPLAHRKLAAAASALKATRLMGISLGIERVVISSDPETAREILCGSAFLDRPIRDSTRLLMFDRAIGFSPSGSYWRHLRRIASTHMFSPRRVASLEGLRQAVADGVIGRVETEMAATGFVELRGILQRASLDNVLESVFGIGGLGFGSEIGDELGVMVREGYELMGEFNWADYFPLGFLDFFGVRRRCHRLAGMVSEVVTRIIKERRKKGDFKKRDDFLSVLLSLPQEDLLTHADMMAVLWEMVFRGVDNIYILLEWIMARMVLHQDIQAKVRHEIQVNVGRNKRVTESHIPNLPFLQAVVKEVLRLHPPGPLLSWARLAVHDIHVDKCFIPSGTTAMVNMWAIAHDPAIWPDPWAFKPERFMERDFSIMGSDLRLAPFGSGRRACPGKALGLATVHLWLARMLQNFEWLPLQPVDIGECLKLSLEMKNPLVCRAVTIC